Proteins from a single region of Coregonus clupeaformis isolate EN_2021a chromosome 19, ASM2061545v1, whole genome shotgun sequence:
- the LOC121532068 gene encoding protein RIC-3-like: MSMSTFQKVTLVSCLVLCVALLLPKMLLGGGKKGAQTEGSGRFPPMVHRQMAPDSQGQRAAGSTRAHNTEAIARAKGGGGTGVGTGGKSNLAGQIIPIYGFGILLYILYILFKITSKGKSAVPTEPRFPSVRAENRKRKITDFELTQLQDKLRETEMVMERIVSKASYSPERVTGVSADQEERLLLQLREITRVMQEGRLVEGVAPAEMGAQHYEGFPEDPHPCWEEPFCGYDNTQATSTEEQPERTDECGADQKESGAYQEKGGAYQEAGRADQERWADQDKGGSDQEEGVANEEESGVDQEEGRADQKEGAAEDDVGVAEAGADLNTDDEGGANLATGNEEGGAKCDVGGTEVEKEGMYSEEGGAIDKLGVADKDRGGAEEELEFTLKMSVLEREEKDSVNLSTEMSTSRFRVRRKRNKKQKK, translated from the exons ATGTCGATGTCAACATTTCAAAAGGTTACGCTCGTGTCTTGTCTCGTGCTCTGCGTTGCTCTTCTGCTTCCGAAAATGCTGCTAGGCGGAGGAAAGAAGGGTGCACAGACCGAGG GTTCAGGACGGTTTCCTCCCATGGTGCACCGGCAGATGGCTCCGGACAGTCAGGGCCAGAGGGCTGCTGGGTCCACCAGGGCACACAACACCGAAGCTATCGCCAGGGCTAAGGGGGGTGGGGGCACAGGGGTAGGGACCGGGGGCAAGTCCAATCTGGCAGGGCAGATCATCCCCATCTACGGCTTTGGGATCCTACTTTACATCCTCTACATCCTGTTTAAG ATAACCTCAAAGGGGAAGAgtgctgtaccaactgagcccAGATTTCCCTCAGTGAGAGCAGAGAACCGGAAGAGAAAGATCA cgGACTTTGAGCTGACTCAGCTACAGGATAAGCTGAGGGAGACCGAGATGGTGATGGAGAGGATTGTGTCCAAAGCCAGCTACAGTCCTGAAAG GGTGACAGGGGTGAGTGCCGACCAGGAGGAGAGACTGCTTCTCCAGCTGAGAGAGATCACGCGGGTGATGCAGGAGGGCCGCCTGGTGGAGGGGGTCGCTCCCGCAGAGATGGGGGCCCAACACTATGAAG GTTTCCCTGAGGATCCCCATCCATGCTGGGAAGAGCCCTTCTGTGGATACGACAATACCCAGGCGACCAGCACCGAGGAGCAGCCAGAGAGGACCGACGAGTGTGGGGCTGACCAGAAGGAGAGTGGGGCTTACCAGGAGAAGGGTGGGGCTTACCAGGAGGCGGGTAGGGCTGACCAGGAACGCTGGGCTGACCAGGATAAGGGTGGGTCTGACCAGGAAGAGGGTGTGGCAAATGAGGAGGAGAGTGGGGTTGACCAGGAAGAGGGCAGGGCTGACCAGAAGGAGGGTGCGGCTGAGGATGATGTAGGTGTAGCTGAGGCAGGGGCTGATTTGAATACTGATGATGAGGGAGGTGCTAATTTGGCCACTGGGAATGAGGAAGGTGGGGCTAAGTGTGATGTGGGTGGGACTGAGGTGGAGAAAGAAGGAATGTACAGTGAGGAGGGTGGGGCCATTGACAAGCTAGGTGTGGCTGATAAAGACAGGGGCGGTGCAGAGGAGGAGCTTGAGTTTACACTGAAGATGTCCGTGTTGGAGCGAGAGGAAAAGGACAGTGTTAACCTGTCAACGGAGATGTCAACTAGCCGTTTTCGCGTTAGAAGGAAAAGGAACAAGAAGCAGAAGAAATGA